The Astatotilapia calliptera chromosome 19, fAstCal1.2, whole genome shotgun sequence DNA segment AACCTTCTTGGAAGAGGAAGTGAATTGTCTTcaaaaacttaaagaagtccagtagTCACCTTTTAATGCTCTTaagcctccctgagcctggttcagctggaggttttcttctgttaaaaaggtgtttttctttcctactgtcaccaagtgtttgctcaaaAGGGGTCTttgattattggggttttctctgtagtgTTGTCGGGTccttaccttataatataaagtgtattcaggcgactgttgttgtgatttggcactacataaataaaatggaattttatttatttaccgtaattgtcgggctataagccgctactttttgcacaagctttgaaccctgcggcttttagtcaggtgcggcttttctatggattgtccgtgatttttgtcatatcgtaagacgatttgttttgtttgttccgctgttgtacggcactacgttgcctggcggaaggaccggggttcaagagtggtatgttagtcacatgtccgtccgccaggcaacgtagtgccgtacgaagtagcgcgaaaaacaaacttcaaagtagcgctacgcattcagcgggaggtgtggatgacgagcggcgataaacttgcgaaaagcaagttatgcccaactccaccggtggattctgacagcgtggaaaagtgcgaaaacatccacgatcaccaatggattttgaagggctgaactcctgcatgatggagaggaggacaccgccacggcccttctgagggtgttcgactctgacactgacaacgaggatttctttggttttgaaagtgacaacgaaggagagaagcggagagtggatgacaaagccatcctgagcctgttcgtttccgacattggagaagaggactttggtggttttagagcgcaggaagaagaaagatggtgaatgactgacttttcttcttgttaaagccgtgtcactgcacctgagcctaaaagatagtccgaatctatttttctggtgtgctgtaggttactgttatgtactacatgtgcaaatatgtacccataacttgtttttcaaaatattaataaaaggggtgtgtctccaaacagccatctctttcctgacaattcgctttgtgcatattctcttacatatgataagtcaacattgaaacacctgcggcttttagtcaggtgcggctaatgtatgtacaaaacaggattttcccctgattttagcttgtgcggctaatattcaggtgcgctttgtagtccgggaaatacggtatttATAAATGAGACAGTTTCGGAATGTGAATCCTAAGAAGTGGCCACCCTGCAAAAATCTCTCTGAAAGTACTATAATTAGAGTGACAGATTAAAATCTCTAGATGTAAATCACTGACTGAAGAAGGTGGTTGGAAAGTTCTAAAAAAGCTGCTTCTTGCCTAAATTGCGGTCGTAAGACTCTGCAGGGCTGCagattttcttccatttgcactcACCAAACATTCCTGTATTTCCAGCTGAAAGGTCACCGTATGTTCCTTCTCCTCTGGGTCGACCTTCATCGGAAACCAGACCATTTCTCTCACCTCCTACGTTAATGGATGGACCACCTGCTCGACTGTCTCCTAGAGGTAAATGCATTTAAAGGTGCAGCTagctgcagcaaacacatacaCGAAGCATGGCCAGATCCTTAgaatgacacacaaacactacaaatataaatatacttGTAATAATTTTATTCTTACATAATTGGGAGAGTACATTTTCTCATTCATACTCATAAATGGTGTAGAAACATGCAGCATGTTGGGGATGACCAGCTGACTATAGCATGACAAACTGCTGAAGCATTTTGTTGCATGGTCTGTGCATGCTAACAGCAATCTTGAAtgcacaaaagacaacagaatataATGTGATGAAATCTGGACTTACTGTCATCACCGTCTCTGGGCGTTTGTTCTGCttgttctctttcttcttctgtgcccttctctctgtctgtcactcttttttttttttttttttttttccatcttcttcCAACAATCCTTTCCTGCACAGTGTCTCGTGGTCCAGGGGAGCCCCCAGGAGGCCAGAGGGAGATGGAGCGCAGTGGAGGTCCTCATTCAGACAGCGGCTCAATCTCTCCTACCTGGGAGAGAGATCGCAGAGGACCCCCACCAGGACCTTTACCAGGACCACCTGGGCCTTTAGGACCTCCAGGTGTGTGTTCAtatgtgagagagaaaaaaactggaGAGAACCAGACTGTTACAAGTGCCCACACAGCCAACATCTCACAGATTATCAAGACAATGTTTAGCAAACAGAAACGAAGGGCCAAAGTTTCAAAAAATGAGGTCAGTGTAAGTATGAGTAATCCCTGTGAGACCTTAAAATAGCCACATGGAAGCCCCCTGTGCACCttttcaaacctttttttcaaccccttttttttccccagcatcTCCATTAGGTGATAGTAAACTAAGTTGTCACTGCATGGATGACATTCCCCTGCAATGGTTCCAGCACTTGCGTATGAAAAGAATGAATGAGTACATGAATACACAAATATGAATAGAAGTTAGTTGATATTCAACATAGTTGTCATGCATATTAttactgtgtgcatgtgcatcttgcattttaaatataatataagtatagtgtgtgtgtgtgtgtgggggggctaAAGCATGTTGATGTTGCATGTTCATTGTCTTGAAagcattttgagtttgtttttttttactctggatGCTAAAATTGTCCCTGTGATGAAAGTATTTGTACAACGTATTACTACATTTCTATTTCCAGCTCTTATGTGGTAAACCTCAGACACTCActctctcctctgttttctGAATGTCACCACAGATTTAAGCTTTGTGTAGCAAATATCTTCTTACTATCCATCGCTCTCTTCTTCAGGCTATATGTTTCCAGAACCAGGAGCTCCCATGTACAGAAGACCTCTACCTCCTCCAGGAGCTCTGGGCCTTTTGCCTCCTCCTGACTCTCTCCCTCCTGGCGTCCTTCCCCCCGGTGTCCTCCCTCCTGGCGTCCTCCCTCCCGGTCCACTCCCTCCTCGTGCCCTTCCTCCTGGTCCACTCCCTCCTGGCTCCCACCATCCTCGGAATGTTCCTCCAGGACCCTCTTACCCTGCAGACATGCCAGGTGagtttctgctctctctcttttttgacTCTAAATGGGTAAACTTGgacatgtaaacaaaaaaaatcctccttAGCATGTGCTGAAATGCACACGTGACCCTCATATTTCTGTTAATTCACTAAATGTTTTATCAATGCAGATTCCTACAGAGAAAACAGCTTTGGACCTGGTGAACAGGACCATAGAGAGGTAAGTATATGCGTCTGTGTGTGAATACTGAGTGCTTATTTGTGGCTCAGCCTCTCTAATCTTTTTCTGTCTTCCAACAGTCCGGTCCTGAACGCAGGACTCCCCCTGAAGCAGATCCAAGGATGGGTCCACCAATGGGTCCCATGGATGGTCCCTTTCCTCGCAGAGCCCCTTATGGACCCCCACTTCCTGATTTCTACTCTCCCAGGGGACCTGGGGGACTTCCCATCAGGCCTAGTAGGAACTTTCATCCGTCTTTGCACCTTTAACCATCTCCAGATGTCATTATTGTAAACTTGACCtttccattttttcccccttcagtGTGGGTTCCTCAACCTCCAGGAGTGATGGCCCCTCCTCGATACCATCCTAGTGGAGCTCCCCTTCCTGTTGGTCCTCATCCTCACATGCCCTCCTATGCTCCCAATATGCGACCCCCTTCTCCCGACGGCCACCCACCTTCTTCCATGGGCCCTCCCCCACCTCATCAATCCCTCCCTCCCGCACCACAAAGCCAGTCTCCAGAGAACGCAACCTCACCTGAAGACGCCATTTGAGCCTGACTGAGTTTCTACATCAGCTGTGAGACGAAGAACTTCTGGTTAATGTTTAACGTGGACAGTGTAGGGCAGATTGCTGGTTACCCTTTTTCCATAAACATCTATTTATTCACCAGAAGGATGTGTTTATTGAATAGTGTTTGCAGGGGAGAACATCCTCCTTCATTGGCCTGTTTTCTTGCTGCTTGTTGTCTAATGACATTATTTCTTACGTCTTTTGTTATTCCCTCACCTGTTTCTCTCACCATTTACATTCTCTATGAGGAAGCTGATGTTAAAGTAAACTCGGCCTGGACTGCGTGTGTCACATGACCCAAAAACAGCTGCCTGTCGTCTAGTCAGCGTCAGAGGTTTTTGATGGGAATACTTCACTGAGATGAAGGAGAGATTTGAATGATCGTAGCATGTCTGTCATGGCAAAAACACAACTAGCCCTGAAATAGTTTTTGTCTGTCATCATcagtataattttaaaaaatgtagctGGTTAGCATCTTGTCGTTTGATTTTATGACACTTCAGTCTGAACACGTCAAGCCTGGTTTTGCCTGCGACTGAGCTGAGTTGATCTTGAACTCAAATGAGACTGCTTTTGGTGAAATGTATCAGAGTTGCATAATTGAATTTCACTGACTTCCCTGTGGGAAGTGggatatttttcttcttatttcacAGTGAGAGAAGCAGTTGAACAGTGCTTTTGATCATGTTACAGTGACTTTAATATGGCCTAGACTTTGAAAAAGGTGGCTTATAATAGCTGCTCATGTTTCCCTGAATAAACAGTCACAGGAGTAAGTTTAATAGACTGACTGGAACAGAGGATACCTTCATGTGAATTTTGTAAAAAGTGATTATTGCTAGATTAATAAAGACTTGAATTGTCAGTGTCATCATATTTACTAATGTAAGTTGTTATGCATACAGCTGTAAAGTCATCaggagaaacaaaacattattaaaaaatagttacattttaaatttttaaattgttttgaaTTTGACACTTCTGAAATTGCAAAATatgctttgatttattttaaccaTGACTGTATACAACAGTTTCTCAACTTCTGGTGATTTATCACATGATACATTTCcagaatattttaaagatgctcagaaaaatctgaaaataaaagtttacttctccagcttcagtcataattatgcaaatttctCCCTGTAAATATACAGCTTAATAGAAAGTTTCTGTCaacattaaacatgtaaaaCTTGAGAAAAAGATCTGCTAGCTCATTACCCAGACTGTCCTATAACTAAAGTTTTAATAGGGGGTTAGAACTTTTGTCATTTAATTGTGTATCTCTTAGTATGAATGAAGTCTTTATCAACTGTAAAacttaaaatgcatttaaatgccTGCTAGTCCTCCGCCGTGGAACTTTGAATCAACATGTTTTGATGCTGTAACTTAATCTGATGGaacttcttttgcttttagGAGCTAGTGTAGCCTATTTAATATATTGCTATACAGTATTTGTGTGTACAAATTATTATATTACAGGGGCATATTTATTTGGATTTACATTAGTCAGTCAGTTACATCAAGTAGATTtgagacatggaaaaaaaaataaaaaattgcagGGCCATCCTGCCACAACTTAAAAACAGTAGAAGGATATACAGTTACTAAATAGTAACTGTATATCCTCTAACCCGTTGTAATCATTAGGTAATGTAGGAGAATACTGCACGTTCTTCTGAAAGAGGAAATACATCTGCTCTATTATTTCATTAAGAGTACACAGTGTATACTTTGAGAGCTCGACAGGTTTTTCCCCATTTAGTTCCTGCATCCATTGCTGCTTCCTTTTAAAGATGTGGAAGCACTCTGTGAGCTCCACTGCAGAAAGTTGCTAAATATTTCATTGGTATTAATGAAGCAATCAGTTGCAAAGATGCGAGGCTGAAATCGAGAGGAAGTAGCTCTGCCGACAGCGCTTTCACAAAGACGCCTAAAGGACATGTTTATAAAACAACTTTTAATTGTAAAATCATCAACATGATAAACAAGAAAAGGGCAAGTGAAAACCTATTGTCCAAACTTTTGGATATTACATCCCCAGAACCTATACATAAAAAACGATGCTATCAAATGGCAGTTTTGTTTCATCATCAACCGTGAGATGACTGATTAAAGGATTTTGTTGGCttaactcccccccccccaccacgtACAATTAACATTTCTGCAGGCTTTATAACAACGAAACAATGCCAACAAATTTGAACAACCATGCCAACCACTAAGTTACCTAACGGTGTTCATAAAGATGCCAGCATTTACACGTTCATGAGGAAAAATGTGAACTGTACTTTGAAgagcatgagagagagagaaaagaggtaGATGTGAGAGAAGAGGATGCAACACCTGCAGAATGACAACATTAGCACTTTAACTTTTCATGTGCTGTTTATACATTACATTTAGCCCTCACTTGAAATAgtccaccttctgctctttatATCCACTGGATTATGCTAAAATAACCAAACAGAATTTAATGAAACTTTCTGGTCAGTCTCAGCACAGATCTGGCTCACTTCCTTCAAAGTAAGATCTGGTATTGGTGGATAATTCTTTCAGCACATTACAGAGACCGCTGTTTTAGCATTCCATCACTACAAGCCAGAGGAATGTGCCTTGACTGTCCATAAACACTGTACTGTATGAACAAGGcagactgaaaagaaaaatgcctgtttttacTCTTACACTAATGACAAAAAGTCTTTGTAAGTCAGCTCACTGACAGGAATTCTGTGCATTACTCTTTTCCAAATAACCCCTTTTATTGGTTTCGTAAAATATCTCATGGATGGTCTTCAAAAAGTAAACTGTattaaaggcaaaaaaacagacaaacaaaaaaacccatataTTTTATGGCATCATTGATGAACTTGTATTCTCCCCCCACTTAGTCACTGGAAGCCTGAAATTTGAAAACCTACAGCAAAACACATGGTGAATCTGAAGTCAAACCAAGTCCTCGACCTTGTTGAGCACAGAACGACTGATTTCTTTACCAACCAATAATCGACACAGAGTTTGCAAGCTGTAAAAAGTCAGACTTGATGTGAATTTGATGCTCGGCTGAAATGTTTGCTTAAACAAATGACTCATTTTCATACTCCCGCCCATTTTACCAGCATAAGCTCACCAATTAACTCACTCAAGGCAACCACAATGTGGAGCGAGGACACCAACCTCACCGCATACGACCTTTGAGAagcatttaaatttttaatgaaGGCCATCTGTGCATCCGAAGTGAATGGATGTATTCAAAATctaaacactgactgaaaagCATTTTGAAGGAACAGGTTCAGTGATGCTTAAGCTGTAGCATCAATGGCTTTTACGCGCTGAGCCGTTTTCATAACATTTAACATgagatgtttgttttaattgttgtggttttcttaACAAACTACAAAAACCTGTGTCGGCTGAAACCGTCTACAGAGCCTGAGTGTGAAATAAAGCAGCAATACCCAAACATACGAGCGGTGATCAATAATGCTTCCGTTCCTGTTTATCTATTAAAGTCATGATGGTTGGCAGAAGAGGCAGCTTGACCAATCATCTCACAGACAGGTGGAATCACTGTCAGCTGAGAAGTGCAGAGGATTCTGTGAAGACTGAGAAATGTCCTGCTGTGTGCGTTTTTATGACTGCAGACCTGAATGCCACCATGTGTCATGTAGAGGTTTCCGTGTTGGAGGTCCTTGAGGTGTTTTTTCCTATGCGGCTGCTTGTGTGGGTGTCTCAGCAGTTTAGAATGGGCCTGCTTCTGTCAGGTCTGAATGGGAACGCAGAGCTCTCAGAGTCAGATCTCCCTCTGTGAGGCCCGAGCGTAGCCACGGCCTGGGTGAACACACACATGATTGTTAAATGTTGCCTAAACACACAATAAACCgccacaaagagacaaagataAGAGGATTTTCGCATTTCTGAATTTTGTGCCTCCTCATCCTTCTGCCTATGACTTGGAAATCAATCTCAGTACATATTAGATGTCTTAATTCCTAAAATGCTTCTGGAGGAGAGGGACGTACTTTGTAGACAGTTGTTGCTTCAATTTCTCAAGGTGAAAACTGATGAGGATTCCAGATGTGCCACATGTCACATTATGAAAAGATGGCTCACAAGCAAGAGCCTCAGGAGAGGAGGCAAGAAAAAGGAATCAGGAATACACAACCTGAGAAATAAGAAAGAGGGTGGAGTCCTGCACATTAACACATACCTTCCTGATCGCGGTCCAGTCCTCTAGGATGTCCAGATCTGGTAGCATGTAGACAATATATGGACGTAAGCAGAGTTAAGGACAGTGACTGACTGCCAGAGCAGGGATGAAATGTAATCAGACACATGGCTACAGCACAAGTAGTTAAGTTATTTAGGAGTAGAATCATTATGAGCAAGAGTAAAGACATTAGAAGGATATCAGACACCACCGACGGGCGTCTCCTCTTCTTATCTGGACTTAAAGCATCTCGCCTCTTCTTCCTTCCTGACAGCTCATCATTCCACAGCTctgatagaaaaataaaaacaaaaactcaaatgttTTGTCTTTGCGTTCATTGTAACGTGACTTCCCGTATATGGTGGGAGGGTACAAACGTAATCAAACAACGTGAATGACTGTGTTACCTGATGTAATATCAATGCTGTGCCTGTCCTCCTCTAGTCTTCGGATTTTCTCCTCCAGCTCATTCTGCACTGtatcaaacagcagcagcttctcactctgcacacacagagtcaaaataacacataaaacacataatCATACACACAGACTggatcaattcagttttatttataaagcgccaaatcacagcagtaATCACCTCAAAGCCCTTTATAATATAAAGACCatataataatacagagaaaacaattgCATTACCACatatctaaattaaaaaaaaatagtttggtATATTAAACGGTGTGTCCAACCTCCCAGTGTTGACATGCTGCCTGGATCTCACAGTCGTATTTGTTCTTCACAGACTCCAAACACAACTCTCTGTAGATACCTGCCAAAGACGGAGAGAGACACACAATATCCAAATGAATAAAGAGATCAGTGTGTCAAAGAACTTGTGCTATTACTAATAACACCTTTATTTGAAAGGgcgtgtcaaaaaaaaaaagaaacttgttTTTGCACGTTCCGAGTAATGACACCATCTCTGTGCTATCTAACTTAACCTGGGCCAGCACTTTTCCCCAAGAGTCTGTTTAAGAGGTCCTAAAACACCACTTCAGTGCTGAGGCCAGAtgcaaacagcaaaattcaaatTCACCACATCGTGTGGTTTCTCACAGTGGGGATTTTGCACTTGAGGATTGCTCCACATTTCCATACTGTGACTTAGATAGCATGCAAAAACTGGCTAATGTAAATCTTTACATAGTTAATAGttgatatataaaaaaaaattctgaatgGATGCAATGTATATTTAAATTAGGCTACATCTTGCCAGCAGTCTGATATGCACCAATGCACAGGTTATTGATTAAACACACCAACAGCAGTCTTCCTTATTAGAATGCTGCTTGTTACTAATTTGTTGCAGGATGGACTTGCATTATCCACTAGATGTATTTTGCCTATGTGTACTTT contains these protein-coding regions:
- the brms1la gene encoding breast cancer metastasis-suppressor 1-like protein-A, giving the protein MPLHRDREKKESTAEEMEAEEHEQEASSSEEEDSDTSSVSEDGDSSEMDEVDCERRRMECLDEMCNLEKQFTDLKDQLYRERLSQVNSKLAEVEAGRAAEYLEPLAVLLENMQVRTKVAGIYRELCLESVKNKYDCEIQAACQHWESEKLLLFDTVQNELEEKIRRLEEDRHSIDITSELWNDELSGRKKRRDALSPDKKRRRPSVVSGPYIVYMLPDLDILEDWTAIRKAVATLGPHRGRSDSESSAFPFRPDRSRPILNC